The Quercus robur chromosome 7, dhQueRobu3.1, whole genome shotgun sequence genome has a segment encoding these proteins:
- the LOC126691236 gene encoding uncharacterized protein LOC126691236, whose product MILTAPGRTGSFPSTVMSIERPLAEDLVPDPKRSKAEVRPALSFSDEDKVGTSQPYDDALVVTLRIREYDVKRVQGLKLRPEDLTSYNSPLVGFDRKTVFPKGQVRLLVQALLEVVEVDFIVVDAYSPYTAIVARPWLHAMGAVSSSFHLKVKYPSRGQVEELVGSQSIARQCLVAAIRH is encoded by the exons ATGATCCTTACTGCTCCTGGAAGGACTGGCTCCTTTCCATCCACGGTGATGTCCATAGAGCGGCCATTGGCTGAGGACTTGGTTCCTGATCCCAAGAGGAGTAAGGCGGAGGTTCGACCAGCCTTGAGCTTTTCCGACGAGGATAAAGTTGGAACCTCACAACCATATGATGATGCCCTAGTGGTTACCCTGAGAATTAGGGAATACGATGTGAAGAGGGTGCAG GGGCTTAAATTGAGACCGGAGGACTTAACCTCCTACAACTCCCCTTTGGTGGGTTTTGACAGGAAGACCGTTTTTCCAAAGGGTCAAGTTAGACTACTTGTGCAGGCTTTATTagaagtggtggaggtggatttcATTGTGGTGGATGCGTATTCCCCTTACACTGCCATTGTGGCAAGGCCCTGGCTTCATGCCATGGGGGCCGTTTCTTCCTCTTTCCATTTGAAGGTGAAGTATCCATCTAGAGGCCAGGTCGAGGAGCTGGTGGGGAGCCAGTCTATAGCCAGGCAGTGCTTAGTGGCTGCAATCAGACATTAG